A single genomic interval of Zingiber officinale cultivar Zhangliang chromosome 4A, Zo_v1.1, whole genome shotgun sequence harbors:
- the LOC121971177 gene encoding protein IQ-DOMAIN 22-like, with protein MGRAARWFRGLLLGGKRAGEPPEAKRLWGSGKSFREKHHHQQQPHRDQELRLPLYAEYEKERSKRAIAVAAATAAVAEAAVAAAQAAAVVVRLTASGGRTEPNLEEEWAAAAVKIQSTFRGYLARRALKALRGLVKLQALVRGNFVRKQTAETLRCMQALVRVQARARACRVLSSARSQLPAKAFLPRASLCSPNPGTDEDYERAIRPIACSNRYFSLRRNSSRMEVGRAFWWDDDDDAARKATNFSPADDNAKILEVDLGSFARSREMSNHHCYHYSSSCNTRSFPTVLASPSKDSSGVSSFLYYGASSLHGSSRKKVDDDGDAQSLCSGCVDCCPSYMAKTESSMAKLRSHSAPRQRAVGKRSSSHVGGQLPPLLAQQRSGPPPPPPPSRHAKFTNRANPGSGRLDRLEMQLKNR; from the exons ATGGGCCGGGCGGCAAGGTGGTTCCGGGGGCTTCTGCTGGGCGGAAAAAGGGCGGGTGAACCCCCGGAGGCGAAGAGACTGTGGGGCTCCGGTAAATCGTTCCGGGAGAAACACCACCACCAGCAACAGCCGCACCGCGATCAGGAGCTCCGGCTTCCCTTGTACGCAGAGTATGAGAAGGAACGCAGCAAGCGTGCAATCGCCGTGGCGGCGGCGACTGCTGCGGTGGCGGAGGCCGCGGTCGCCGCCGCGCAGGCGGCCGCGGTGGTGGTCAGGCTGACGGCGAGCGGCGGGAGGACTGAGCCGAACCTGGAGGAGGAATGGGCGGCGGCGGCAGTGAAGATCCAGTCCACATTTCGGGGCTACTTG GCGAGGCGAGCTCTCAAGGCGTTGAGGGGACTCGTGAAGCTCCAGGCTTTGGTTCGCGGCAACTTCGTCAGGAAGCAGACCGCGGAGACTCTCCGGTGCATGCAGGCGCTCGTGCGCGTCCAGGCGCGTGCCCGGGCGTGCCGAGTTCTAAGCTCGGCGAGGAGCCAACTGCCGGCGAAAGCTTTCCTTCCTCGCGCTTCCCTCTGTTCTCCAAATCCCGGAACTGATGAAGATTATGAACGAGCTATTCGACCAATCGCCTGCTCCAATAGATATTTCTCTCTCAGG AGGAATTCATCGAGAATGGAAGTGGGCAGAGCATTTTGGtgggacgacgacgacgacgccgCAAGAAAGGCCACAAATTTCTCTCCGGCTGACGACAACGCCAAGATACTGGAAGTTGACCTAGGAAGCTTCGCCCGCAGCCGCGAGATGAGCAACCACCACTGCTACCATTACTCCTCCTCCTGCAATACCCGGAGCTTCCCCACCGTGCTCGCCTCGCCGTCGAAGGACTCCTCGGGCGTGAGCTCGTTCTTGTACTACGGAGCGTCGTCTCTCCACGGGAGCAGCAGGAAGAAGGTCGACGACGACGGCGACGCTCAGAGCTTGTGTAGCGGCTGCGTGGACTGCTGCCCGAGCTACATGGCGAAGACGGAGTCGTCAATGGCGAAACTGCGGTCGCACAGCGCGCCGAGGCAGAGGGCGGTGGGGAAGAGGTCGTCGTCTCATGTAGGAGGGCAGCTTCCGCCATTGTTAGCTCAGCAGCGAAGTggtcctcctcctccgccgcctcCTTCGCGGCATGCTAAATTTACCAACAGGGCAAATCCAGGATCAGGAAGATTGGATAGATTAGAGATGCAGCTAAAAAATCGATGA